The following proteins come from a genomic window of Maniola hyperantus chromosome 8, iAphHyp1.2, whole genome shotgun sequence:
- the GCC88 gene encoding GRIP and coiled-coil domain-containing protein 1 isoform X1 yields MESLSKQELISTITKQADQIKRYEGRLRDVVAAYKGLVKEKEALEISLKALNKTETSEDASQDSVAALTLSLSTLSEEKARMEEAFQADKKVTREKYESILAQMREETKTLVQQHLAEVGNLKAKISYEIQERERERADHAAMLKELHIKLNSERKSKEKLEDKAVHSSDAQASQTELEKRVRDLNSSLEASQRRLQRAEARTVETPALLVRLQQKLALLEQSHSIAIREEQIKAKRAEESARKICARQEERVALLEGRLAELSQTIGEYDLRRRRDQTLIQQLRDSLNGRLMDKIASSSSNEDAQKSETDNEKLADSEYLHTLIDKIHILKKELIAENDKLGNPIDISTVFKLDGYENVHSKCRQELENLRIEFESYKVQNARVRESGAEVESEMGDLKSEIAMLKEKMETYVLLLEEEKQDKADSLRLHEEKLKIEKEYHKEIVSDLKTRILSLEKQVQTQRDRYATLLEETDNYIRARNDRSRKLSTEDGRTEGHGMLNDGSAPPHMLHYAHELARKDLDITQLRREKHILEGHYRDCQREATIEKERFKEVIRTLKEEIDRLRRIQSREGANLEYLKNVVMAYLMSTDYSGRKHMLNAIAAVLHFTNNERKMVFNTL; encoded by the exons ccTCTCAAGATTCAGTAGCGGCCCTCACGCTGTCGCTGTCGACTTTGTCAGAGGAAAAGGCACGTATGGAAGAAGCTTTTCAAGCTGACAAGAAAGTTACAAGAGAGAAG TATGAATCTATCTTGGCACAAATGCGTGAGGAGACCAAGACTCTAGTACAACAGCATCTAGCGGAAGTGGGAAACCTCAAGGCCAAGATATCCTACGAGATACAGgagcgagagagagagagggccGATCACGCTGCTATGTTGAA AGAATTACACATAAAGTTGAATTCAGAAAGGAAGAGCAAGGAAAAGCTGGAAGACAAAGCAGTACACAGTAGTGACGCTCAAG CGTCTCAAACGGAATTAGAAAAACGAGTGCGTGATCTCAACAGTTCCCTGGAAGCTTCTCAGAGGAGGTTGCAGAGGGCTGAGGCGAGAACAGTGGAGACTCCCGCCTTACTCGTGCGTCTGCAACAGAAGCTGGCTTTGTTGGAGCAATCGCACTCCATTGCTATACGAGAG GAACAAATAAAAGCGAAACGCGCGGAAGAATCAGCTCGAAAAATATGCGCGCGACAAGAGGAGAGAGTGGCTTTACTAGAGGGCAGACTGGCGGAACTGTCGCAGACCATTGGAGAGTACGACCTGAGGCGGCGCCGCGACCAGACGCTCATACAACAATTGCGCGATTCGCTCAACGGACGGCTGATGGACAAGATCGCCAGCAGTAGCAGCAATG AAGATGCCCAAAAAAgtgagacagacaacgaaaagctagctgacagcgAATACCTACACACACTCATAGACAAAATACATATTCTAAAGAAAGAGTTAATCGCCGAAAATGACAAACTCGGCAACCCCATAGACATATCAACAGTTTTCAAACTAGACGGTTATGAAAACGTACATTCGAAATGTAGACAGGAGTTGGAGAACTTGAGGATAGAGTTTGAAAGTTATAAAGTACAAAATGCGAGAGTGAGGGAGAGTGGGGCGGAGGTGGAGAGTGAGATGGGAGATCTGAAGAGCGAGATAGCGATGCTGAAGGAGAAAATGGAGACTTACGTGCTTCTTTTGGAGGAGGAGAAACAGGATAAGGCAGACTCCTTGAGACTCCATGAAGAG AAACTGAAAATCGAAAAGGAGTACCACAAAGAGATAGTATCGGATCTGAAGACTCGGATACTGAGCTTGGAGAAGCAGGTGCAGACTCAGCGAGACAGATACGCGACTCTGCTGGAAGAGACTGACAACTATATCCGGGCCAGGAACGACCGTTCCCGGAAACTCAGCACTGAAGACGGCCGAACAGAAGGCCACGGGATGTTGAAC gACGGGTCAGCTCCGCCGCATATGCTACACTATGCGCACGAGTTGGCCAGAAAAGATCTGGACATCACACAGCTCAGACGAGAAAAGCACATTCTAGAAGGACACTACAg AGACTGTCAACGTGAGGCGACGATAGAAAAGGAACGCTTCAAAGAAGTTATAAGAACTCTTAAGGAAGAGATTGACAG ATTAAGAAGAATCCAGTCTCGTGAAGGTGCCAATTTGGAATATTTGAAGAACGTGGTGATGGCGTATCTCATGTCTACAGACTATTCGGGAAGAAAACACATGCTCAACGCCATAGCTGCCGTGTTGCACTTCACCAATAACGAGAGGAAAATGGTCTTTAATACGCTGTGA
- the GCC88 gene encoding GRIP and coiled-coil domain-containing protein 1 isoform X2: MESLSKQELISTITKQADQIKRYEGRLRDVVAAYKGLVKEKEALEISLKALNKTETSEDASQDSVAALTLSLSTLSEEKARMEEAFQADKKVTREKYESILAQMREETKTLVQQHLAEVGNLKAKISYEIQERERERADHAAMLKELHIKLNSERKSKEKLEDKAVHSSDAQASQTELEKRVRDLNSSLEASQRRLQRAEARTVETPALLVRLQQKLALLEQSHSIAIREEQIKAKRAEESARKICARQEERVALLEGRLAELSQTIGEYDLRRRRDQTLIQQLRDSLNGRLMDKIASSSSNDAQKSETDNEKLADSEYLHTLIDKIHILKKELIAENDKLGNPIDISTVFKLDGYENVHSKCRQELENLRIEFESYKVQNARVRESGAEVESEMGDLKSEIAMLKEKMETYVLLLEEEKQDKADSLRLHEEKLKIEKEYHKEIVSDLKTRILSLEKQVQTQRDRYATLLEETDNYIRARNDRSRKLSTEDGRTEGHGMLNDGSAPPHMLHYAHELARKDLDITQLRREKHILEGHYRDCQREATIEKERFKEVIRTLKEEIDRLRRIQSREGANLEYLKNVVMAYLMSTDYSGRKHMLNAIAAVLHFTNNERKMVFNTL; this comes from the exons ccTCTCAAGATTCAGTAGCGGCCCTCACGCTGTCGCTGTCGACTTTGTCAGAGGAAAAGGCACGTATGGAAGAAGCTTTTCAAGCTGACAAGAAAGTTACAAGAGAGAAG TATGAATCTATCTTGGCACAAATGCGTGAGGAGACCAAGACTCTAGTACAACAGCATCTAGCGGAAGTGGGAAACCTCAAGGCCAAGATATCCTACGAGATACAGgagcgagagagagagagggccGATCACGCTGCTATGTTGAA AGAATTACACATAAAGTTGAATTCAGAAAGGAAGAGCAAGGAAAAGCTGGAAGACAAAGCAGTACACAGTAGTGACGCTCAAG CGTCTCAAACGGAATTAGAAAAACGAGTGCGTGATCTCAACAGTTCCCTGGAAGCTTCTCAGAGGAGGTTGCAGAGGGCTGAGGCGAGAACAGTGGAGACTCCCGCCTTACTCGTGCGTCTGCAACAGAAGCTGGCTTTGTTGGAGCAATCGCACTCCATTGCTATACGAGAG GAACAAATAAAAGCGAAACGCGCGGAAGAATCAGCTCGAAAAATATGCGCGCGACAAGAGGAGAGAGTGGCTTTACTAGAGGGCAGACTGGCGGAACTGTCGCAGACCATTGGAGAGTACGACCTGAGGCGGCGCCGCGACCAGACGCTCATACAACAATTGCGCGATTCGCTCAACGGACGGCTGATGGACAAGATCGCCAGCAGTAGCAGCAATG ATGCCCAAAAAAgtgagacagacaacgaaaagctagctgacagcgAATACCTACACACACTCATAGACAAAATACATATTCTAAAGAAAGAGTTAATCGCCGAAAATGACAAACTCGGCAACCCCATAGACATATCAACAGTTTTCAAACTAGACGGTTATGAAAACGTACATTCGAAATGTAGACAGGAGTTGGAGAACTTGAGGATAGAGTTTGAAAGTTATAAAGTACAAAATGCGAGAGTGAGGGAGAGTGGGGCGGAGGTGGAGAGTGAGATGGGAGATCTGAAGAGCGAGATAGCGATGCTGAAGGAGAAAATGGAGACTTACGTGCTTCTTTTGGAGGAGGAGAAACAGGATAAGGCAGACTCCTTGAGACTCCATGAAGAG AAACTGAAAATCGAAAAGGAGTACCACAAAGAGATAGTATCGGATCTGAAGACTCGGATACTGAGCTTGGAGAAGCAGGTGCAGACTCAGCGAGACAGATACGCGACTCTGCTGGAAGAGACTGACAACTATATCCGGGCCAGGAACGACCGTTCCCGGAAACTCAGCACTGAAGACGGCCGAACAGAAGGCCACGGGATGTTGAAC gACGGGTCAGCTCCGCCGCATATGCTACACTATGCGCACGAGTTGGCCAGAAAAGATCTGGACATCACACAGCTCAGACGAGAAAAGCACATTCTAGAAGGACACTACAg AGACTGTCAACGTGAGGCGACGATAGAAAAGGAACGCTTCAAAGAAGTTATAAGAACTCTTAAGGAAGAGATTGACAG ATTAAGAAGAATCCAGTCTCGTGAAGGTGCCAATTTGGAATATTTGAAGAACGTGGTGATGGCGTATCTCATGTCTACAGACTATTCGGGAAGAAAACACATGCTCAACGCCATAGCTGCCGTGTTGCACTTCACCAATAACGAGAGGAAAATGGTCTTTAATACGCTGTGA